The Bacillus sp. F19 DNA segment TGAAAAAGCATTTTCTTAAATTGCAAAAGCCATAACTGAGATTATGGCTTTTTGTATGTTAGAAAATCCTATTTGTAAATGATAATCAGAAAAACGGAGAACCTTGTTTTTTCTCAAGATAAGCATGTTCTTCAGGGATTGTTTCAAAAGGTCAGATATTTCACCACTTCGTCTTTACTTGTCTTTCAAGAATACTTGGCATGCAGGCGATCCGGTTTAATTATGAGCGTCATTTCGATTCATATCCCCTGTTTATTTTTTTATAAATGAAGTCCGCAATCCATTAACGGCAGTGAGGGGTTTTATTCAATTGATGGGTCAGGAACTACAGGAGAACAAACATAAAAATAAGGACTATTTCGAATTAGTATTATCAGAGCTTGATCAAGCTCAGGATATAATTACGAATTACATCATCCATCACCACGGCGGTCCTATACGCTATCAGAGTGCAGTTGGCGAAGGAACAACTGTCACAGTTTCTCTGCCAATTCAATCAGATGCTCAATAGTTCGAATGTTTCTTTTGTTTACTTAATAAACTGACCATAGAGACGTGAAGTGTCCAGACGAAAAGAACATGAGGAGGGGTTTTACTGAAGAACCGATTCATGCTGATTTTTCTGCTGACCTTATGCCTATTAACCGCAGCCTTCTTTATCCCGAAGCAAATAGGGAACGGCGCACAAGCTATACCGAATGAAGAAATGCAGCAAGAAGCTGCCCTTGCGATTGACACGATTCAAACACTTCACTTTAACTCCTTTCAGCGTGCACTTTCCCTGAACGAGGAAGTGCTGAGCATCAAAGAGCAAAAAGGCTCTAATCAGAAATGCTATGAAACGACTGTCCAGTTTTATACCTTTTTCGGACTGCCTCTCTCAAAAGTAAAAGCAGACTGTAATCAAATCGCGGAAATAAAGTAAAAACGGCCTGAAGGGCCGTTTTTACTTGTTAAGTGATCACTGTTTTTCTTCTGCAGGCTTTACTTCCTTCTTATCAGGACGCTTTCCTTCTTTTTCAGTAATTTCACCGCATGCGATGCGTTTGCCTGAATCACCGGATGGCTGAGTCATTCCATCGTCTTTTAGTTCAGTAATAATGAGCGTTGTACCCTCTCTCATTAATAAAGAGTTTTTTGCATCTTTTTTCAGCGTCACAGCCGGTGCTGCAATTTCCGCCTCAACATGCCCATCTTCATCCGCAATCAGGTTTTGCAGATCACCTGCGTGAGATCCTTCTGGATGCAGCAGGCCGTGCTGCTTTTCATCTGGATTAAAATGATTGCCTGCACTTTTAAACTCCGGCGCCTCGCACTTTGCATTCTCATGAATATGAAAACCATGCTCTCCAGGAGGAAGCCCCTCTAAAACCAATTCCAATTTTACGCCTTTTGCCTGTTCGGAGAATTTCACTGTTCCAAGAGAATCTCCGCTTTCATTAAACATTTCTACATTTAATTTTGTCGGTGCCTCTTCCATGCACCCGCTTAGGAATGAAAGGAATATGACAGCCGGAACAATACGTTTTTTCATTGTTTCCTCCAGAAATATGTACTTCTTACCATTTTTTGCATAGTGTGTGTTTTTTATTCTGGAAAATCAAGAAAAGCTTAAAAGCCCGCCTTGTTCAGAACCATTCTAAGCGAGGATCTGCAGCTAGACATAGATGCAAGGGACTATTTGAAATCTGATCCTATAAAAAATACCAACCCCGAAATTGGAATTGGCTTTCATCTTACAATTTATTTCTATGAGCGGCTTTAAGGTTTTTTTCAAATTCCTCTGCTTTCAGTTCTTCTTTTTTCGAGATTTTCTTAATAAACATGAACGCTGCTGCAGCGGCCACGAAACAGATGAACATGGTAATCCCGGCTGGAAGGTACTCAGACTTGTCTTCAGGAAAATAGAGAAACAGACCTATTATGAAAGCGTTTAACAAAACGATCACTCCTTACCTTTATCCACTTAACTATAACAAGTTTCAGCCCCAAGCTCCACAATAATTCTTGAACTGATGTCTATAAACACTCTATTATTAAAATAACTTCAAAAATAAATGGGGATTTGCACCATTTAAAAACAGGGGGCATAAAAATGAGAGAAGAACTTATTATTGGGGAAATCGTGACAGGCATCTATAAAACCGGAAAATATATCGGAGAAATCACAAATGTACGGCCAAAGCATTATTTGGTAAAAGTAAAAGCCGTTATAAAACATCCGCTTCAGGGGGACCTGCATATGCCAAAGGAAGCAGAGGTTCCTCTCTTTCATGAACGCAGAGCCCTTGCAGAGCATGAGCAAACCAATATTCCAAAGAGCATGGTCCGTAAATATGAAGGAAGCATCCCGTCTTACCATGAATCTCTTAGCACAGCTGTTGCCGAACTTGAGAACGATCTTAAAGAAGATGCAAGGCCATGGGCAAAAATGTCACTTGAGAAAATCCAGCTGTTAAAGGCCGATTACTTTAAATAATCAATAAGCCAAATCACGTGTAAGGTGATTTGGCTCATGTTGCAAATTTGTTCATGACTTTTGAAAAATCAATCCGGTCTCCGATTGTCGTTGGCGTTGGTTTTTGCAAATATCGTTTGTCATTTTCGACAAGATTATAAATATTGTAGGTGGTCAGTGCATCATCTAATGCGCAATGATGCCTGCCTGTTCCTTTTTTCCCATACTCTTCAACAGCTTTCCATAAACCCGTCTGATTTCTGTCTCCAAAAAACTTCTTGTACTCCATTGATAAATCTCTGAATTTGCCGGTGAAAGGGAAATCAGCATTATTCTTCTGGCAATTTTGCCTGAGTACTTTCATGTCCATATTCCCCCACGTCACAACGGTTGTCTTCGGATAGTCTGCAAACTCCTTTAAGATCGTGATCAATTCCTGAAAGGAAATACCTGAGTTAACCTGTGCCTGAGAAATGTGCAGAAATGATTTGCAGCGATTTGATAAAAAGGGAAACTGAACTGGCCTTACATAAGAGGAAAATTGTTTATGTGCGGTTTGATTGATGATGGAGACGATTC contains these protein-coding regions:
- the kapD gene encoding 3'-5' exonuclease KapD, which gives rise to MADHHQLIFIDFEFTMPEGKANPRGFYPEIIEVGIVSIINQTAHKQFSSYVRPVQFPFLSNRCKSFLHISQAQVNSGISFQELITILKEFADYPKTTVVTWGNMDMKVLRQNCQKNNADFPFTGKFRDLSMEYKKFFGDRNQTGLWKAVEEYGKKGTGRHHCALDDALTTYNIYNLVENDKRYLQKPTPTTIGDRIDFSKVMNKFAT
- a CDS encoding kinase-associated lipoprotein B, whose amino-acid sequence is MREELIIGEIVTGIYKTGKYIGEITNVRPKHYLVKVKAVIKHPLQGDLHMPKEAEVPLFHERRALAEHEQTNIPKSMVRKYEGSIPSYHESLSTAVAELENDLKEDARPWAKMSLEKIQLLKADYFK
- a CDS encoding superoxide dismutase family protein; this translates as MKKRIVPAVIFLSFLSGCMEEAPTKLNVEMFNESGDSLGTVKFSEQAKGVKLELVLEGLPPGEHGFHIHENAKCEAPEFKSAGNHFNPDEKQHGLLHPEGSHAGDLQNLIADEDGHVEAEIAAPAVTLKKDAKNSLLMREGTTLIITELKDDGMTQPSGDSGKRIACGEITEKEGKRPDKKEVKPAEEKQ